Proteins found in one Tamandua tetradactyla isolate mTamTet1 chromosome 3, mTamTet1.pri, whole genome shotgun sequence genomic segment:
- the MYCN gene encoding LOW QUALITY PROTEIN: N-myc proto-oncogene protein (The sequence of the model RefSeq protein was modified relative to this genomic sequence to represent the inferred CDS: deleted 1 base in 1 codon) has product MPGMLCKNPDLEFDSLQPCFYPDEDDFYFGGPDSTPPGEDIWKKFELLPTPPLSPSRAFPEPSPEPPSWATEMLLPEADLWGSPAEEDAFGLGGLGGLTPNPVILQDCMWSGFSAREKLERAVSERLQLGRGAPAAGPSPQVPPGGTSNPPGRGPGAPGGTGRAGAALPPELSSPAAECVDPAVVFPFPGSQREPAATVPLTTASAPAPGPGPAVASGASTIALAGVPVAVPPRTGSRLARNSEHKASSTSGEDTFSDSDEEDEEEEDEEEIDVVTVEKRRCLSGSSRAVTTFTITVRAKTPALGAARAPPGELTLKRCAPIHQQHNYAAPSPYVESEDVPPQKRAKSDASPRPLRSAPPPKAKSLSPRNSDSEDSERRRNHNILERQRRNDLRSSFLTLRDHVPELVRNEKAAKVVILKKATEYVHSLQAEEHQLLLEKEKLQARQQQLLKKVEQARTC; this is encoded by the exons ATGCCCGGCATGCTCTGCAAAAACCCTGACCTCGAGTTCGACTCGCTGCAGCCCTGCTTCTACCCGGACGAGGATGACTTCTACTTCGGCGGCCCCGACTCGACCCCCCCAGGGGAGGACATCTGGAAGAAGTTCGAGCTGTTGCCCACGCCCCCGCTGTCGCCCAGCCGTGCCTTCCCCGAGCCCAGCCCCGAGCCCCCGAGCTGGGCCACAGAGATGCTGCTGCCCGAGGCCGACCTGTGGGGCAGCCCGGCCGAGGAGGACGCATTCGGCCTGGGGGGTCTGGGCGGCCTCACCCCCAACCCGGTCATCCTGCAGGACTGCATGTGGAGCGGCTTCTCCGCCCGCGAGAAGCTGGAGCGTGCCGTGAGCGAGAGGTTGCAGCTCGGCCGCGGGGCACCGGCCGCCGGGCCCTCCCCCCAGGTCCCCCCCGGGGGCACCTCCAACCCTCCGGGCCGCGGGCCTGGCGCGCCGGGGGGCACGGGCCGGGCGGGGGCCGCGCTG CCCCCCGAACTCTCCAGCCCAGCCGCCGAGTGTGTAGACCCCGCGGTGGTCTTCCCGTTCCCGGGCAGCCAGCGGGAGCCGGCGGCCACAGTGCCGCTCACCACCGCCTCTGCCCCGGCTCCTGGGCCTGGGCCGGCCGTCGCTTCCGGGGCGAGTACCATCGCCCTGGCCGGTGTCCCGGTGGCCGTCCCTCCGCGTACAGGCAGCCGCCTGGCCCGTAACAGTGAGCACAAGGCGTCCAGCACCTCCGGGGAGGACACCTTCAGTGACTCAG ATGAGGaggatgaggaagaggaagatgaagagGAGATCGACGTGGTGACGGTGGAGAAGCGGCGCTGCTTGTCCGGCAGCAGCCGGGCCGTCACCACCTTCACCATCACCGTGCGCGCCAAGACCCCGGCCCTGGGCGCGGCGAGGGCGCCGCCGGGGGAGCTGACCCTCAAGCGCTGCGCCCCCATCCACCAGCAGCATAACTACGCGGCCCCGTCGCCCTACGTGGAGAGCGAGGACGTGCCGCCCCAGAAGCGGGCCAAGAGCGACGCGTCCCCACGCCCCCTTCGGAGCGCCCCGCCGCCCAAGGCCAAGAGCCTGAGCCCCCGCAACTCCGACTCGGAGGACAGCGAGCGCCGCCGCAACCACAATATCCTGGAGCGCCAGCGACGCAACGACCTGCGCTCCAGCTTCCTCACGCTCAGGGACCACGTGCCAGAGCTGGTGAGGAACGAGAAGGCCGCCAAGGTGGTCATCTTGAAAAAGGCCACCGAGTACGTCCACTCCCTGCAGGCCGAGGAGCACCAGCTGCTGCTGGAAAAGGAAAAGCTGCAGGCGCGGCAGCAGCAGTTGCTCAAGAAGGTGGAGCAGGCGCGGACTTGCTAA